TCCTCTTGACTTGCttatacacacatgcacaggTGAGTTAGATATCAACCTACTATTTCACAAACTATTCCTCGCCGTGTTAGTCAAAACAGCAATTTGGAGTAATAATTAAGTAATACATGTCTTACTCCTATTATTTTATAATCAGTGATTAGTCTCCTATTAAGCGCGCTGGCGAGTGGCGAGAGCTACCACGCACCCCACTCTAACATAGGACAAAAAAAGATCCCTACCACTAATACAGATGACCTTATCACCGCCGGGTAAAAACGGCATCACCGCCGGTTCGATGAGCCGTTGAATTAGGGTTGACAGCGATAGGTTGAGCCGTCACCGCCGGGTGTAGAAACGGCGGTGACGCTGTTTTCGGGAAAAAAAAAAGTAGCGCTCGCTCGCGCCGCTCCGcgcggcccgcgcctcgccggcgtGCCGCTCTGCCCCCGCGCCACCGTGTCACGCTGGCGCGCTGCTCCGCCCCCACGGCCccgcgcctcgcctcgccggcaCAGCTCCGCCCGCGCAAGGCGCTCGGCAGCGCGGCTCCGTTCGCCGGCGCTCGTCGATGTCGCTCCGCGCGGCCCCTCGCGTCCCCTCGCGCAgctccgcccgcgcgccgcgctcgccggcgccgctccgCGCGGCCCTTCGCGCAGATCAGcccgcgcgtcgcgctcgcTGGCGCCGCTCCCTGCGGCTCCTCGCGCAGCTCCGCCCGGCCCCTCGCGCCACCgcagagaggaggggaggtgcgagggaggagggaggcggcgcGCCGCGGGGGAagggcggcggggaggggaggcgcgatgagggaggggcggcgctggaggggagGCGCGATGGGGTGAGGGAGAGGTGGAACGGGAGGTGGcgaggcggcgggggaggaCCGGCAGGGGAGGTGAGGAGGGACGCGGGGGAGAGAGGGGTGAGGGATGGAGAAGAGAAGGCACGGGGAAGAGAGGAATGAGATGAGAGGGAGAGGAGTACCGAGAGAAGAGGAAATAATAGGAATCGACGGTAATATCCACTATCACCGCCAGATGCAATTGAATCCACGGTGATAAACTATCACAGCCCGTTTGATCCGAACCGACGCTGACAAAATATTTGCAATATGACATTCTGTAGTAGTAGTGTACTAAATTTATCTTTCTAGAAAAAATGGTAAATATGTGAAATAAATATGACCGCGGTTATAAAAAAACAAGCTAAAAATTAATTATGATTGAAAGAACTTATATTTTTTAACTTGTGCACAAATCTCAACCAAATTCTAGTCACGATCACGATATCGATCAACCATAGTGCACCTGCGTGTCAACCGTTGGAGATAGCTAGCTAGCTATTTCTTGACTATACCATAGTATTGGTGGTCGTGCTTGGGGTAGGTGCAGCCGAGGCCAAACGGCAGCCACCCGCCGAACCCCCACAGGTTGTTGCGGCACTCCTTGATGGCGACGTCGCCGAGCACCCTCCTCCCGGCGGTCGTCACGAGGACCACCTCCCTGCTGCGCTCAAACACGAGCTGGCACCACCCGTCGCTGCCGTCCTTCCGGCAGGACCAGGCCTCGGGCCACTGCTCGTCCCACACCACCATCCCGGTCATCACGTTCCCGTCGCAACCCCACTCGCAGGTCACCTTGGGCCCCACGGGCCACACGTTAAAGTTCGGCCGCGCAGCGTCCTGCCGGGATCCACGAAGTAGGGCATGATGTAGTTGTCGCAGTCGACGAACATCTCCGCCGCGAGGTGGTTCTCGATCCGGCAGTGGGACACGGTGATGTTCGCCGCCGGGTCGTCCCGGCGGGAGCACGGCCACTTGCGGCCGTTCTTGTCGTTGATGAAGCAGTCCTTGCGCGCCGCCGCGTCTGGCGGCCCTCGCCTGGAGCTGGAGGCTCGCCtgcgcgtgcgggcggcggcgctcatCGGCGGCCGACGGGAGAGGGGCGAGGACGGCCTCGGCGACAGCGATCAGGACGGCGGCGCGCAGCCGGCGGTCGAGGCCGGCTTGTTGGGATGTCTGCTTCATCTTCGTTGTTGTTTATGGTGTGCCGGGAATGCATCTGCGTACCGAATTTAACGTGGATGTTTTTGTTCTGTCGTTGCAAAGTGAATTCAACATGGGTGTTGCCAATTAAATGCAAAAGGACGTTTCATCGTTTTATTTATTACTAGTGTAATTGATCATTTGTTCAATACTCCCTACATTCCAAAATATAGTTCATTTTGGCTAAGTGCATATTAAAATCTACGAATCTAAAAAAGTAAAAAAGAACTGCATTTTGGAACGGAGAGAGTAGTTTATTATTATTAATTTTGAAGAGATCTATTTCTATTAGAGAACGTATCCAGGGTTGCCATATTACCGATCATGATGGCATCTCTAAAATTACATGAAAAGTTCTCACAAAAATATGAACAGGTAGAGTATTCCCTGACACCCATGTAAATTTTTTGACGTTGCACGAAATCGTATCCTAAGGACAAACAAAGGGAAATCTATCAGCACGAATAGTTGTGAGTGCAACTTCTCTCTCTGCGTTGCTTTTTGATTGCAAAAGTTTCTATTTGAGCTCCAATGTTCGAGTCCCGTAGACGATTGCATACCTATGAACTCAATGTTGATTTTTTTGTGTGTGCACACTTTTAGAAGTGCTACCTTGGTTGATGATAACACAGTAATACATAACCCAACGGTTACACGGGAGGTGTTCTCATCTCAGCTCCTGGTCTACTGCAAGTTGAACAGATGAGGTGAACTGGCACCGTAATTGCAATTCTGTACGGGTGTTCGTTCTAACCGTGGCCTTTCCGGAATTTGACTTGGATTGTCGCTTTGGAGAGGTTTCATTCTACTATAGCTGGGATCGTGGTTTCTGAATGAATTTTGATACTGATAAGAGTATAACATTCGTAGTTTCGTAATCGGGCTACCTCTATAAATGTTAACCACATATCAATACCATCCGCATAATTCATACCTCCAAACCAGATGGCACCTCATTTGCATTCAAGCATCTATACAAGCATGAACAATCGATCAGCCTCGACGCCTTGCAACATCGACAACTGGCTGCTTGGCTAATTTGTCCTTCCGGAACGCCCGATTTTCAACAACCATTCGAGCAGGTGGGCCACGCACATGACCAACAATATGGCTTGCATCCGTCCAAAAAGAAATCACATCCATACAGCTTAGACGCATCGCAGGTACCCAAAAATCACAAATTTAATGGGCAAAGAGGTACTCACTACAGCATTGTTCCATACTAGATCCATACCAATGCAACTCATGCGCAATCGTTTTACTTCTCTAGGCCAACACATTTAAGAACACACCTAATGGCCAGATCTAGTTAACATGCGGGAAGTCAGAAGCAGCCGAAACGTTCGGTGTCTTACAGATGCTCAGGGGAAGGTATTAGTACATGTTGAGATGCTTCCCTACTCTTCAGCATGAACATCAACAATCAAGAGAGCAGAGAACTCGCTCAGGGGCTCTTCTACAGATCATCCTTTGGTTCATCCTGCACCAACAACATTGAACTTTTGGGTTTAGACGACACAATTTTCTGAACAATCATAAAACAGTAGTTTTTTTGCAATAACAAGCTCAAAATACTCGTTTTGGGGCCATTCTATATTCTACTGCTTTTTCAAAGCCAAACCCTAAAACAGTAAGTTTTTACTCAAAACTAGTTGAGCCTTTCACAACATTAATAGAGAATGGCTATGGCTGGCAGGGATGAAAATGGGACGGACATCATCCATATGTCCATCCAACCAAAGGGGTTCAGGTACTAAATGGGATAGCATGTATTCGAATCTGGATATTCAATATCTGTTCCGTAATCAACTCCGGATACTCAAAGTCAAATATATGATGTGCTTATAGCATGCATATCTATATCCAACACACTTGACACTATCCGTACCCATATCCAAATCtgagaaaaaaaatatttgtaCTTGTATCCGTATATATCCGTCCATACCCATATCCGTTTCCCTCGCTTTGGCTGGTGACAACATTCACTATCTGTTAGCAATTCTGGGAGCCAAGAGATGTATAGTGTACTGGTTAGCAGAAGGGCAAACCTTCAGCTTGGAGCTGGCAGTTAAGTCTTTACTCTCACTTTTCATGTTGTCAGGATCCTCTGTATCAGAGTCATAAGCTCCTCCACTCCATAATCTGCTGCGCTGAGGTGGCCTCTTGTCCATGTCCTCCTCTTTCTATAATGCAAAAAGACTCTCAAATGGGCGAAcatggaaaagaaaagagatcTTAAATTGAAACAAGGAATTGACAATGGAATGAGAGAAACCTCCTCTGGAGCTTCAGGATCTGATGGCCTGTCATGGAACTGAGTGCTGGGAACATGTTCTATCCTTGAGAGATTCTCCAATATCATGTTCCTGCAGATTTGCATACAAGGTTAATCTCTGCAGATAGGAATGTGCACAAGAAGAAGCCAGAAATATATGCATAGTTGTCAAAGATAGGCGCTCAAATGATGCACCATTGAGAAATGGAATTGTAAGAACAAGTGAATGAACTAAAGTAATATCAATCCATGCAACAGAAGAAAGGAAATTCTCAGGACACGTATACAGAGAAATTTCACCATTTTATGACAATCATGAAGTATTTATATACAGAAAACAAGAACTCTGAATTATAAATGAAATGAttaaggaaaaaaaaacatagATAATTGTTTCACTCCAATAGTGCCCAACACTTCATATGGAACAAGTTGCAGCAAACGATTTCATACAGACAGTAAACAGTTCACTTACTTTATGTTCTCCAAGTCCTTTGTAGTATTCAGATTCTCCACACTTTTCGGTTGGATATGAAGAGTATAATCAGGACCAAAGTACTCATAGTAATCATTGTAAGGCAATTTGTTATCAGGTTCAACTCCAACAGCAACTGCTGTCTGCATCACAACCACCCAATTCTGTCAGCACCCGCTAAGTGATAAACTCTCAACCAACTACTGCATTTGACTATATTTACAACAAGGGAGAAAAGGAATACCTCGTAGCACCAGCAGCGTGCAACATTTCTGATGGTGTAACCTCCACCACCTAAAACCATCATAGGAACATTGTACGACCTAAGGAAACGGAGGCAGTCAGCATGACCCTTCACAGACAGGTTGAAACAACCTAACCTGTCTCCAGCCAATGAGTCAGCCCCACATTGGAGGACAACCACATCTGGCTGATAAACCTCCATAACTTTCTTCATGATGCATTGGAACAGATCACGGAAGGTGGCATCATCAATACCATCACTCAGGGGAACATTGAGAGCATAATGTTTCCCTTCGGCTGCCCCAACGTCAGTGATATGTCCAGTACCAGGGAAAAAGTCCCCATATTTGTGAAAGGAAACTGTCATGACTCGGTTTGTAGTGAAGAAGGCCTCCTCCACACCATCTCCATGGTGGACATCAATGTCTACATATAGCACACGCTGGAACAAATGGACATTATAGCCATCAGAATTATACAATCGAAGTATAATGCTTGTGTTTCCTAGGCTGAAGTAAAGATTGACAAGAAGCATGGATGATAAGTTCTAGGAAACCTAATTGTTTTTTAACTGTAATATGTGCCAGGATGTTTTCTATTATAATAGCAATATTTCATCTAAAAACAAATACTCCCAGGAGATGCATAAATGGGTGAGGATGTTTCATCAGAAAACATATTCCTAAACAGAATCAGCTTATGGCACTCCAACTGTTGGAAAACTAGATGAAATATGCATTAACAAGAAAACACTGAACTGACCTATAGTTAGAATCAACCAGTCACCACTCAGTActtaaaagtttaaaataaaaaacCAAACAAAGAAAGACATCTATCACGCATTTAGAATGGCCAAAACATCCATCTCGCCAGAAATATCACACCCAAAAAAACATTCCATGCATTGAGACCAACAAAAGTCGATTATGTTATTCCAAGAAATGTGAATGATACCAAGTCAGTTAAAATTACCAAACACATCTTTCTATTGTTCGAACTGGATCCCCCCTCGGGACCACATTCACCATTTATCACATTAGTAATATACATCCCTTTACCAAAATTGGTGCTTCCAAGTTCCAAAGCATCAAATCTGATAATAAAATGTCTCACCATCTGAAGGAAAAGCCATCAGCAGAGCAGAACAAAGCATGCAGTAAATAAATATAAGATCTTACTATGCTCACATTAGGCACAAAATAACCAGGTATGTGAAAGTAAAGATGGTTTCAACAAATGAAGTATCTCTCTTGGCACAGGACAGTGTTGTTTTGGTAGCAGAGTGACGACAGCAACTTCCACTGGTCATTTCCTTCTAAATGTTTCCAAATCCAAATAAGTTGGGATGATCACCAGTAATTCTCACATAGAGAATCTAAAATTACTAAAAGAAGATGGTCAGAAGTTCACTTAATGTTCTTAAGGTGGTATGGCAACGTGTTACAGGTTTTGATGGGCCACAACCACAATAGGCAGTCAGCTCACTAGCCAACTAAAGCCCAATAAAAGCCAACGGCCCATAAACCACCCGTCCCCTGCATGCCCTAGCCTCCCTATGTTATCCACTGCATGCTGCGCCCATCCCCAACACCACCTTACGCAGGTAATGAAGCATGGAGAAGGGAGAAGAGACAAGCCCGACTCCGCCCCACTGTCCTTTAATCGTGTCTTCCCCTACTCCATACAGATGGAGTTCTGCCACCGACTGCTTCCTGCTAAGCGGAGGGAAAGATGCGCCAGTGGCAGCGCCAGAACCGGTGAGCAAACCAGAGCCAGTGAGGATGGGCTGTGCGGAGATTTGTGATGCCTGTAGGTTCCCCTAATTCAATTTATTTCTTCTCCATGCTCCCTCAACCTTGCTCCCCTTCTTTGGCTAGGCGTCCGGGACAACTTGTCCCCTGCAAGCGCCTCATCACCTAGGTGACGCCTTAAGAACACTGAGTTCACTATCTATAGTTGCAAATGTATGCCGGGCCCTCACTAATAGCATAAAGCAATAAATATCCACGCATACGACAACGCCAACTTCCCAAAATGCACTATTGCACACGGTTCCTAGAAACTCCTAGCTTCAGTGGCAGCAAATAAATACTAATACAATAAAACAATAAATATCCACACATACGGCAATGCCAACTTCCCGAAATGCACTATTGCACACGGTTCCTAGAAACTCCTAGCTTCAGTGGCAGCAAACAAATACTAATACAATAAAACAATAAATATCCATGCATACAACAACGCCAACTTCCCGAAATGCACCACTGCACAGTTCCTAGAAACACCTTGCTTCAGTGGAAGCAAACAAATACTAATAGGATAAAGCAATAAAAAACTATGCATATGACAATGCCAACTTCCTGAAATGCACCAACACACAATTCCTAGAAACTCCTAGCTCCAGTGACAGCAAACAAATAGCATCCAGCTGTCCCCATTTTGTTAGTGGCCACTGAATTGAGAATCAAGACAACCAAAATTCTCTTGCCCCTGCGGAACTCCAAGTAATCTCCAATCCCTTGGGAGATTGGGGCCGTACAACTCCATTCGCAAAAACCAAGCCCCAACCTCAATGCCCCAAACTATCGCATCGATCAATCGCAAACAATTAAAAATCCACATCAAAATCTAGCAAACAACCTAATAAACCTGTACTCAGATGATGGAACAGTTGAGCAACCAAAACCAAGAGCCCAGATAAGTGCCCCTATAATTGAAGTGGTCACGGAATTGGCATCAAGGCAAGCAAAGTTCGGTTGCCCCTGCAATCTCCAAATTAGCGCCCTACTCCACTCCTAAAATCATCAGGGCCGAACAATCACATAAATCGATGATAAATCACTTATAATTCGCATCAAAACCTAGCAACAAACCTTTTTTTCCGAACAATATCTAGCAACCAACCTAATAAACCATCTCCACCGATAACAAAACCACGGATAATACAGGTTAGCACGCGTACCCTATGGAACTTGAGGAGCTCCAGGATGGCGAGGACGATGTCGTTGACGTAGCAGAACCCGGAGGCCTCGCTCTTCTTGGCGTGGTGGAGGCCGCCCGCCCAGTTGACGGTGATGTCGGCGTCCCCGCGGTTGAGCTTGACGGCGGCGCCGATGCTTCCCCCCGCGGAGGCCTGGCAGAAGGGGAAGAGGCCATCGAAGACGGGGCAGTCCTCGCCGACGTTAAATCTCTTGACGGCGCGCGGGTCGAGCATGCCCGGATTCCCGGTGGCGGAGGCGAGGAAGGCGACGTATTCGTCGGAGTGGAAGCGGCGGATGTCGGCGTCGGAGGCCGGGTAGGGGCGGGAGAGCTcgaggaggcggtggaggccgtaGTGGACGACCAGCGAGTGCGCCATCCGGATGCGGTGGGGCTTCATCGGGTGGCCCTGCCCGTAGTAGTAGTCGCCGATCGACGGCTCGTAGAAGTAGCTcacgcggcggcggtgcgcgtcctcgccgcccgccggagACGGCAGCGACGCGCCCTCGCCAGAGGCCGCCATTTCCTCGAGCTTTTTTTCTCTGTTTGCTCCCCCTTCTGATTTGGGGGTTTAGAGGCTCGCACAGGAAAATAGCGAGGGGGGTATGTGTATTTCACTGGAATTCTGGAAATAAAAATTGTGAGAGTACATAATACTGATTATAATGGGTTTTTTAAGAATATGTAATAGGTTTTTTATAAAATATAATAAGTTTAACAATAACTTCAACAGTTTCAAACAAATATATAAAGTACTGCTCTGTCCAATGTAATTTTGGGTACGCACCTGGACGTCACATTGTCCACATACATAACCTGAATTGTATATTTTTATTGGAACGGAGGAAGTACATCTGATTGCTTATCTTGCACATAGAAAAAGATTTAATGTTGCATTGCTATTTGTAAATATGAATAGCTTGGTTTAGAGCATTCTTAACAAATTTCTAATTTTATGGTACAGTAAACTAAGTAGATTCTCGATCCAACCTTAGTTCTATAATTTTTTGGAGCCCCAAAAGTAGCCTTCTAGCTCCCACGGAAAAAGCTCCCACGGAAAAAGAGGAACCTCCCTCAATTTTAACTTTTTAACAGGTGAACCAACTATCGCACACCCGTTGAACTCATCCAAAATGATAAAAAGAGAATGGAGCAGCGAGAAATAAGGAGAAGTTCACAAAGCCATCGAAGGAGCTAGAGTTAGGACAAGGAGGATGATATGGTAGCCTTCCTTGCCGTGCGAATCAAGCTCTGGTGCTTCTCTATTTGTGACTCGCTCCCTCACCATCATCGAGGTGCAAGGCTCAACATGCCGCTCTCTCTATGCGTGTTGGACATAGAGGCAGGGTGAAGGAGGTAGGGAGGAGGAGCATTTGGTGAAGGAGCACGCAGAGGTGGCAATGGAGAGGAAGCAGAGAGATGTGGTCATCGGAGATAGGGAGAGAGAGTGTATGAGAAATAGTGCATAAGAAAGAGATAGCAAGAGAAGGTGGAATTGATGAGATCGGGACTAGGTggagagaaaaaggaaagaaaaataaGGAGACACTCAAGTGGACCTTATGTGTTAAGAATAGTATTGGATGATCTTTTATGGTCCAATGCATCACCTAGTTTTAAAAACCATGGAAAATATACTAGGGCTCTATCCTCGTACCAAGTTCATGTGATTATGTGCTGTAAGACTGCTAGAAATACTCTTTCATGGTAATACCGTACTAGTGGGACTACCTAAATCTTCCCGAATTAATATATATAATAGAGAGAGGATGTTTTTCTCCTTCTTCACTAGTTTATACATCTTCCCACCTCCTCTCAAAAACCAACAACATATATCTTCTCTATCTTGAGAAGACATGCCTTTTTCGACGGGATATATTGTTATGGTTAGGGATATAGTGCCAGGGTCAGGTAAACTCGAGTTCCCAGTCCCCATGCATCTCGCTTACTCACCCATACTCGCTAGTAATGATCAAGACCCATCGCGAAggcagggaaaaagaaaagaatgaTTGAAATGGAAAAGATTGAAATCGAGTACTCGAGTTTACCTGTTTCTCATATTGATTTCGTCTGATTTCTTAGTGGATTGGATGAATGCTACGCGAGAGAGGAAATACACAGAATTGTATTAAATGGGATAGAGAAGATGAAGAGTCATGGTATTAACTGCTTGTGCTCTCCCGAGGAGTCCAAGCGTCGCCAGGTTCTCGATGAACCTCGATGCTCACGGCAGGCTGCTGCAGACGTTTTTGCCTTGCTACTTGATAGAGAAATCTGAGTTGTTCAAAACGAGATCAAACAGCTGTCAATATGCATGCGACGTGGCCCAATCTCTAAAAGACGAAAGCTGACCCTGCAATCAGGCCAAAATCGAATGTCCGCTCAACCACGTCGCTCTTATCTCTCAACCATGTCAGCTTTCGTCTTTTAGAGATAAGATCTTATTAGGAGCACTTCTTCATAGTTCTTTAAATGGTCTTGTCGGTATATACAGACAGGAGTACCTCCATATCCAGACCCTTA
The Panicum hallii strain FIL2 chromosome 6, PHallii_v3.1, whole genome shotgun sequence genome window above contains:
- the LOC112898175 gene encoding uncharacterized protein LOC112898175: MKQTSQQAGLDRRLRAAVLIAVAEAVLAPLPSAADERRRPHAQASLQLQARAARRGGAQGLLHQRQERPQVAVLPPGRPGGEHHRVPLPDREPPRGGDVRRLRQLHHALLRGSRQDAARPNFNVWPVGPKVTCEWGCDGNVMTGMVVWDEQWPEAWSCRKDGSDGWCQLVFERSREVVLVTTAGRRVLGDVAIKECRNNLWGFGGWLPFGLGCTYPKHDHQYYGIVKK
- the LOC112897274 gene encoding histone deacetylase 6-like isoform X3, whose amino-acid sequence is MAASGEGASLPSPAGGEDAHRRRVSYFYEPSIGDYYYGQGHPMKPHRIRMAHSLVVHYGLHRLLELSRPYPASDADIRRFHSDEYVAFLASATGNPGMLDPRAVKRFNVGEDCPVFDGLFPFCQASAGGSIGAAVKLNRGDADITVNWAGGLHHAKKSEASGFCYVNDIVLAILELLKFHRRVLYVDIDVHHGDGVEEAFFTTNRVMTVSFHKYGDFFPGTGHITDVGAAEGKHYALNVPLSDGIDDATFRDLFQCIMKKVMEVYQPDVVVLQCGADSLAGDRLGCFNLSVKGHADCLRFLRSYNVPMMVLGGGGYTIRNVARCWCYETAVAVGVEPDNKLPYNDYYEYFGPDYTLHIQPKSVENLNTTKDLENIKNMILENLSRIEHVPSTQFHDRPSDPEAPEEKEEDMDKRPPQRSRLWSGGAYDSDTEDPDNMKSESKDLTASSKLKDEPKDDL
- the LOC112897274 gene encoding histone deacetylase 6-like isoform X1 → MAASGEGASLPSPAGGEDAHRRRVSYFYEPSIGDYYYGQGHPMKPHRIRMAHSLVVHYGLHRLLELSRPYPASDADIRRFHSDEYVAFLASATGNPGMLDPRAVKRFNVGEDCPVFDGLFPFCQASAGGSIGAAVKLNRGDADITVNWAGGLHHAKKSEASGFCYVNDIVLAILELLKFHRRVLYVDIDVHHGDGVEEAFFTTNRVMTVSFHKYGDFFPGTGHITDVGAAEGKHYALNVPLSDGIDDATFRDLFQCIMKKVMEVYQPDVVVLQCGADSLAGDRLGCFNLSVKGHADCLRFLRSYNVPMMVLGGGGYTIRNVARCWCYETAVAVGVEPDNKLPYNDYYEYFGPDYTLHIQPKSVENLNTTKDLENIKNMILENLSRIEHVPSTQFHDRPSDPEAPEEKEEDMDKRPPQRSRLWSGGAYDSDTEDPDNMKSESKDLTASSKLKPKRGKRIWVWTDIYGYKYKYFFSQIWIWDEPKDDL
- the LOC112897274 gene encoding histone deacetylase 6-like isoform X2 codes for the protein MAASGEGASLPSPAGGEDAHRRRVSYFYEPSIGDYYYGQGHPMKPHRIRMAHSLVVHYGLHRLLELSRPYPASDADIRRFHSDEYVAFLASATGNPGMLDPRAVKRFNVGEDCPVFDGLFPFCQASAGGSIGAAVKLNRGDADITVNWAGGLHHAKKSEASGFCYVNDIVLAILELLKFHRRVLYVDIDVHHGDGVEEAFFTTNRVMTVSFHKYGDFFPGTGHITDVGAAEGKHYALNVPLSDGIDDATFRDLFQCIMKKVMEVYQPDVVVLQCGADSLAGDRLGCFNLSVKGHADCLRFLRSYNVPMMVLGGGGYTIRNVARCWCYETAVAVGVEPDNKLPYNDYYEYFGPDYTLHIQPKSVENLNTTKDLENIKNMILENLSRIEHVPSTQFHDRPSDPEAPEEKEEDMDKRPPQRSRLWSGGAYDSDTEDPDNMKSESKDLTASSKLKPKRGKRIWDEPKDDL